The Miscanthus floridulus cultivar M001 unplaced genomic scaffold, ASM1932011v1 os_2295_1, whole genome shotgun sequence DNA segment CTTTGAAGCTGCGATGCCTGCCAGAGGAGGCTCGGCTTTAGGCCCAACTAAACCAAGAACACATCGTGATTGTGCAGCTGCAGCAGAGTGCCAGAGCAAGATAACCACAAACAGTTATTAAATTTTACTTTTCATTTTCTTCAGAGGCTACCTTTACTACAACCGCACCATGTTGTGCTGCTTATTGGTTCCATCTACACAATCGTCTATTCAACCACACTGCCCCGTCAGCCGTTAATATTTCTTTGTACAACAAAAATGGATATGGCTCTGTCGTCTTCGGGGAATCTACAACACACGCCTGAAGCAGCGAGGCACAGTAGCTAAAATTTTGCTGTAAGCTGGGATCACCAAAGTTCATGACGTTTTCAGTTAACAATGGAATCGTCAGCAGCAATTGCCCACTTCCCAGACTGGCAGCAGAGGCCCATCAGAAGCTAATGACATGCTCCCCCCTCACTTGTCCACCTTTCTACCTGTGACCATACAATCAAACAAACATTCACACATGATTAATGGATCAAGCAGGAGCAATGGAAAAGGGAAGAAAGGTATATACTAATTCCGAAACACAATTACCTTTCCTGAACCATGATGTTCGAACAACTTGCCGGATATGGCGCTCGTTCTTCTGTAACAGTTCATCGACCTTGTGCGACTGGGACAACAAAGGGCCAGAGTATTCAACCTTCTCTTCTTGACCATGATCGCCCTGGAGTTTTGAATCGGACATTAGtaacaactttgatataaaagtAGAAACTCGTATAAAGTAAATGATGGACTCGTCAACGCACCTTGAAGCTATTCTTTGATGAGAGAGTACCCCCAAGAAACATGGCGTTTGAGAAGTTCTGAGAGTGGTAAGTGTCGCAAGAATCAAATGAATCTGGACGCTCTAGCTGTGACCACTTCTTCAGTACTGCACGCTTTGCTGCATCATGAGGCTCCCGGTCTCGGACTTTGGAATTGACGCGTGATATTGATACGTGTATGTCTCTGCTAGGCAGCTCCCTAAGGCCAACATTCTCTTTAGCTTGGGTCTTACAGTCCTGATCGGCCAAAGCGGGGAACTGGCTTCTTGAGCTAGATCTGGTCCGTGATCTATCAAAAGAACGATCCTCCTGTGGTCTTTTGGCCCATGCAAAGCCACTAGATGAAGAAACACTCAATGGCCCGGAGAAAGGTATTTCCTCTCGTGATTCATTCTTAACATGACGAGCACTCTCTTTAACTTGAGCCGCTGACACTGGTTGTATGTCCGCAAATAGCCTAGCATCACCATTCAGTTTCGTACGATCCTGTACTGTACCATCTTTGTTTGCATTCACATTAGTTTTGGATTCCTGAAAGACGGAAGACAAGCATAAGACATTTGGTGAGTATTCTTATCATCAACTCAAGTATCACATAGCTTGGCCAAATTTCTCTGTTGATAACATTCAGTGAAGGTATCCAGCCATTATTAAAAAAATGATACCTCTGTGCTACTTATTATCTGCTTAGGGACTGCAATAGGTTCTCTTGCTGCTCTGCTGAGCCTTGAAGACTTCTTGGATGCTTCTGTCCCGTGCCCTCTGCTACTAGCTTTTCTtctgaaacaaaaaaagaaaaagagagaaatTAATGTCGTTGTTATTCACTATGGCAGTTGCcggacaaaaaaaaaaatcaacttccAGTCATTAAATTGTGTACTGGTAACAGTTTAAAGCCTTAAGCAGTGCTGGGAGCTGCTCGGCAAAAGGTGAGTTTTTTCAAATTGTGAAACACACGTTCAGAAGCAAGAATAAATGACAGAACCTAAGTTTCTGGCTTCCTTTTCTGcaataaaatgactccaaattTAAAAATTCCCACCTGAGTGCATCCTCTCGTAACTTTGCATCCATCTCCTTGTTGGGCGCATGCTTAGGCAAGCTCGAAGGTTCACACGCATAAGGTTTTGTCCTGAAAAACTGCCAAAAAAGGGGAATATATCACACATTATCATGACAGGTGCGATTCTTATAATTTACACTATGGACAAAGATGACTAATTTTGGCAGTGCTAAACCAAATGATTTCTTGCCCCATGTTAATACCATGTAAAAAATCGGAAGCGCCAAGCTAAATACaagttgcactaacactaatatTTTGCACTGCCCTTGAAGATTTAGCTTATGATAATACAATCCGGGCGATCTACAATATCCTGATGGCTCGAATATCTGTTCATGTGCTTGATTTTTTTTTCCCAAACTATGAGTGAATAATTATTTCAATGATGCATAACAGAAGAAAGGGCGGCAGAAGAACAGAATCAGCAAATTTTTACAAACTAACAACTTAAATATCCCAATTTCCAAAGGTCCAATATActactccatcccaaattattagtcgttctggcttttctagatacatgacTTTTATTACGTATCTAACCTATATCTAGACGCATAGCGAAAACAATGTACCTACAAAAGCCAAAACGActaataatttggaacagaggagtATTTTTTCCCCCAAACCTCCCCATCCAATACAAAATGGGATTAAAGGATATCACATAATGCAATCTTACCTCAGAAGAAAGAGCACCTGATGCAGTACCACGCTTGTAGGGCTCCACCGACAGAAGAGTTTCTAGTAAACTCAATGCATTTTCTGGTAGCCCTTTAAAAACATCTCGTAGGGTACTAGGATATGGATGATGTGGTTTAAATATTGTTGCATGAGGCAACTTCGACTTCTTCCAATAATCATCAGCTGGTGAACCACATAGCTTAAAAATCTTGTGTAGTTGTTCCACCTGAAAAAATGAAAGGGGTTCTATATCATATTACATACATCAAGCAAATCCTTGAGAATTTTGACCTTCTGGCAGACTAAAGTGGGAAAGTTcaaaaagaaaatagaagaaaatgaGACATGTGCTTCTAGTGAATTAGGATTGGAGGAACACAGCATCTAAACAGTTTGTTAACCAGAACCCCAAAAGATATGAAGAATCAGGCAGATCAGCAGATGCACCGCAATTAACTATTAATTGATGTAACCAAATAGTTACCTCGGTTCTTCCCTGCAGGATAGGTTTCCCACGATACATCTCGGCAAATACACACCCAACACTCCACAGATCAACAGCTGCATCATAGTGAGTTGAACCAAGTAGCAGTTCAGGTGGTCGGTACCACAGAGTAACAACACGGCTGGTCAGAGGATGGTTTTTGCTGGGATCAAAGAAATTTGCAAGACCAAAATCAGCTATCTTTAGAACCCCCTCGTTATTCACGAGGAGATTAGCACCCTTGATATCACGATGAACCACACGTCGCGAATGGCAATGCTCCAGTCCTGACAGTAACTGGTTCATGTAGCACTTGAGCTGCAGTAGGTGACAATCAGAGGAAAAAGTCAGGCCAACAGTGTAAATTCAAAGCTGAATTGAATGAAGGCAGCGAATGTAGTTGAACATACCTGTGCTTCAGTGAATTTAATGTCCGGGGAGGAGCAAAGTCCAGCAAGATCATGCTCCATGTATTCAAATACTAGATAAAGGCTGCATGATAACCGGGAAGTAATCAAGCCTTCCAGTTTCATGACATTTGGATGATCAAGTCTtctcaatatttgtatctccctTGCCATGAATCTAACACTCTCTGGCTCAAAATTGTCAAATCGAACCTTCTTCAAGGCAACGATCTTTCCAGTCTCAAGGTCCCTTGCCCTGAATACACTGCTGTATGTGCCTTGCCCAACCTACATATAGGGTGCAACAAAGAAACAAGTCTGGGTCACGCAGCAAACATATGTGCAGTAATGCACGGGCTTCATTACCCTTGTTGCAGACATAAAACTAGCACAGTAGCAGTACTACTTTGCTTCATTACCCTtcttaataaaaaaaatcaacttTTCCTTTTGAGTATGATGACAGACAAGAAACAGTAAGAGATCAAATTCCCGATCAGCAGCGCATACCAACAACGGAGACGGCTAAAACATGTGATGCCTCATAGAAGGAAGCACCAGATCACCCAAGTCACCTCCTTTACCTTCACAACAGGTGGCTGTTATACTAGTTTATTCTTCATGTCATAATCCATCACCCAACAGAGTATTACTACTAACTAACGCGTGATAAAGGATACCAGAAAGATACCAACCAGTTAGACCAAATTACAGTCCCAACAACCACCATCCTTCTAAAATTCCACATGCAAGCAAAATTTTGTCATGGAAAATGACCCACGAGCTATTGAATTGAACCAGTCACGAAATCTGAACCGAAATGAATCACCTAGGAAACCTCAGCCGAAAGCTCCACAGTACCTTCTCCAGCTTCTCGAAGGAGTCGGCCTTGAGCGGGATCCACCCCTGGATGGCCTCCCCGGCGACGGCGCTGAGCCACGGCGGCCACCCGGCAGCCACCTGCTCACCCTCAAGGCTCTTCCGCAGGCTCCGCAGCCGGAAGTTCCGGGACGCGGCCGGCACGGCGACGACGGCCTTCCCTGGCTCCTCCGCTTCGTCCTTGACCTTCTCCGACCTCCTCGCCGCGGACGACGAGCTGCGCAGCGAAGACACGGGCACCGGCAACGGCACCGGAGGAGCAGACTCCTGTGCGCGAGGCTGGCTCCGGTCCCTGAGCCCGCCGGACGAGTCGGCCGCCGGCGTCACCGAGACGGCGTTCTTGGACGCGACGCagcccatggcggcggcggcgcactaCGAGCACCACCAAGCGCCACCAACCATACGCCGAGGTCGCGCACGGACACGGACCAAGATCGGCGCGTGATCTTCACGAGTCGGCTCCTTCTCCGCTCCCGAGGTCCTTCTCCCTCACACCGGCATTGGGCTGAGAGCCGGCGGCCGCTGTGTAAAGAATCAAGAACAGAAAGCTTGACTGACCCCTTCCGCCCGCCAACCACAGGCGTCACGGGTCGAACACGACACAAGTCAAGAACACGCCGGGAGGCCCGGGCGGGATTGGCCTGGAAGACTAATCAATGATTCGATTAAGACGCGACGCGAGCCATCACGAAAAAAAAGCAGGGCGAGACTTCGTTGACACCACTGACCGCACTCCCCCGTTGACGGAGACCACGACGGCGACGCTTCCCCGTGATCGCGAGGCGTGGTCGGGCGTGGCGGAGAGGCAGGCAGGGGTTATCGAGCGGGCGGACGCACGGAGCACCCGTTGCGCCGAGCGGAAAAGGCACGGCCTTTCCGCGACCGCGGCCGCTGCGCGGGGACGGATCACGAAACCGCCAGAATTACCGGCGGCGAAGGCGAAGCCCAGCCCAGAACTTGGGCAAGGATGACGGCGCGGCAGCCAAGAACGGCGAAACCGCCCTGCCGCGCCACCGGAACTGAAAAAAAGGAAGGCGCCGAAATTGGCCGGAGAAACGGCAGCAAGTGGGAGAACTCGATCAGGGGGAAGGGGAGGGGAGTGGGGCGAGCTCGCAGTCGCAGGTGGGGTGGGGAATCGAGCGCGGGGCTTAAAAGGTCCACGCCACGGGCCGCGGGCGCGGGAGTGATGAGATTTTCCGCGCACGCTTCTCTCTTTTGGGAGGAGTCGCCGCTGCGCCTTTGATGAGGCAAGTGCCTTTGCGCAGCGCAGGGGAGAGGCCGGGAGCGGGAGGGGACTCGGCAAGGCAAGGCGCCGCGCCCCTGCTGTTCTTGTAGCGAGATCAGCGGGGGCGTAGGACCCCTTCCTTGCCAGCTTTTGATTTTATACGGAACTTTTCAGGTTGCCCCCCTAGAATTTCCGGGTATTCGGGCGTACTGAATTCGCGTTCCACTGCACCGGTAATAACCCCGTACCTGTACCTCCAGGTGGGTACTGTGCGGTACGTAGCGGTTCCCGGACGGCCACACAGGCACCATACGGACTGGGCCCGGTCCGTTGGAACGCCAGCCTCTCCCGCAACACGATTTCCGTTGAAACCAAACTGTTTCTCGTTTCATGTCAAAATTGCTATTACTACCACGTAGGACGTACGGAGTACGTTACGAACTAGTACCACCAAGACCGGCCGCTGAAACCGAAGAGGATGGCGCGACGCTTaaattaggggggggggggggcgacagCACCCGTGACAGCCCCGTttatttgggctggtttggcctaGGCTGAAAATACGGTTGACTGATTTAGtatgagaaaaaatattatttattagctgataagccatggcttaagCTAGATACGAGAAAGCAGCCTACCGCCAGCACAGCAGATCAAAGCCGCCCCTGCCGGTCGAGGGCCGCCGGGACAGCGCGAGTTAGCCAGCTCACTTCGCGTCTCGCGCACGCCCCGTGGCCCGTGCTCCTCGCTCCGTTTCCCCCTGTTTTCCCGATCCCCACACCGGGAACGCCCTGGTTCACGGTCCCCGCCGCCGTCGCTTTCCTCGTTTCTCCTCTGCTTTCTCCGCGGCGTGGCAAAAGAAGAGGGCGAGCAGAGCCAGGAGGCCGGGTGCTGCCTCCTCTCCTCGGCCGACGGATCCTAGTCCGCGTCTCCGTCCCCCACGCCGGCCTGGGCGCCGCGGCGGTGTGAAGGGGACTGGACGCGCCGACGAGCCACGCGGGACGCGAGCGAGGGAGACGGGTGCCTGCCTGGCCGCGCCCGTGCCGTGTAAACGGCGGCAAGCTAGTCAAACCAAGCCCGGCGTGTCCGCGACGCTGCGCTGCTGGGTGCTGGCTGCTGGACTGCACACGCGGACCGGACGGGCTCGGGCGGTCCACGGCGGGGTACAGATACAGTTGCGCGCTCACCGATTTCAGCGTGGAGAAAACCGCGGTGTTTGGTTGTCTAAGGCTCTCCTAAAATTTACGTGACATCGAATACTTAGATATTAataatttttaagcctaattaatctttCATTAtcgtatgtttactgtagcaccacgtggttaaattatgaactaattaggtttaaaagattttgTCTCGCAAGTTCGTCACAAgttatgtaattaattttgtaattagtctatatttaatactctatgcatgtatctAAACTTTTGATGTAACCGAAATTTTAGGAGCCCCTTTAGGAACAAAGAGGACCTGTGGGCTTCTTTTGTTGTATCCGGAAATCGTTGACGGCACGCATGCCGGGCGCGTTTGGATTGTTGCCCGAGGAAGCCCGCCCTAATTTTGGTCGTTGACTGTGGACAAGTATGTCATTTGAATAGGAGCCAAGATTTGATTTGCCCTGGTTCCGGTGCTCACGCTGCGTTCATTTTTTTAGCCAAAAATGCACGGTCGATTCACGGGCGGCCAATGTCTCCGCCAATTTTTAGCAAACCGATGATTTGGCACGCCAGAAACCAAGCAAAGAGGTCCAACTGCAGAATTGCGTATACTGTGTCCAGCCAAAATGACCATCGGTCTATTCGCAGGTTGTTTTTTAAGCTGATAAATCCGAttagtgctgatttgttgtgagaaaaaaatactgttgactgaacTGATAAGCTCTGGGATCAGGCTGCATAACGTTTCTGCACTGCGAACATGATTGCTGTAAGCCTGTAACATCTTGAGCAGGCAACGGGCTGGTGGCATTGAAGCATATCGCCAAATTCCCAACTGCCCCCGTCCAAAAAGGTACTAGTGCACTGAGTAAATTGGACATGATATTATAGTGCTGTTTAGTGGAAGGTTAGGTTGGGAGCTACTACACCTCACACCCTCAGAAAGGCCAAACACCCTAGTTACTGCTCCTATAACATTCAAAGAACAGATGCATCAAAGTCCACGATGCAATCTCGCAGAAGACAAATCTATGGGCAAACGTGCAAACCCATTccatttatttatatataatatatataagtGGACACCCTGTTTTATTTTGAACATGAAACTTTCTTCTGAAAGATCGCAATGATCCATTTTAGGAATCTAATTTTTTTAATTGTTGAAGCGGGTCCCCTTTACAATTCTTATAGAGCCATATTTTCCAGTCATGTGTTTACTTTTTTGTTAGACCAAAAGAAACGACATGCATGTGTTTAGGCATCAACAATTCCAAAGAGTACTACTAGTATATGCTAGTACTAGTGTACTACTGTTGACCGGTAAAACACGATCACACAAGATTTGTCTGACAGAAAACCAGGCCttatttagatgccatccaaattccaagttttttcactatttcttcatcacattaatttttagccgtttgcatggagtattaaatgtaggtaaaaaaataactaattacacagtttagttggaaatcacgagatgaatcttttgagcctagttggtccacgattggacaatatttgccaaataaaacgaaagtggtactattcatcgagttcaaaaaatttgcaaagtgaacgagGCCCCACTCGGTTTGGAGGTATTTTTTATCTgtgttgggccttgtttagattgcctcaaaattctaagttttttcactctctctccagtacatcaatttttagacgcatgcatggagcattaaatataggtaaaaaaaataactaattgcacagtttggttgtaaatcatgagacgaatcttttgagcctagttagtccatgatcggacaaagtttatcaaatataaacgaaacgtgctacagtgtccagattacaaaaatttgtaatctaaacgaggccttggtcagattcctccttcctccttcctcaccTACGAATAGGTGTAGGGAAATGGGATTGATTTAACAATTAGTAGCATCAGGAACTTTTCAAAAGAAGTGGATTTCTGCCGGGCGATAGACTACACTCTACCGCGTGACTGATTAAGCCAATGTTTATGTTTAGTGGTCTGCTAGCTGGTGTGGGCATGTGATGGGCAGACACTACGTGGATTTGGTGTTGACAAACTCTGGCCAGAAATATGTTTGCGCGCATATATCGATAAAATTAAACCAAGGAATCTATATGTAGCTTCTAAAGCTGCTTATATGGTACACTGAAAGTTTATGCCGTGCGTGATTTAAAATTTGGGTGGAATCATCCAGGAGTCTGGAACCGTGCTCTGCCGACAAATGATCGGTTATCCTCTAGTCCtaacaatgttttttttttccttaatAGGTACGCAACTACGCATAGAAAAAGGAGGGTTTCCGTCGTGAACGGCTGCACTTTGATATCTGATTCAACTCTAGGGAATGTACACGGTGACCAAACAACACCGTCGAGAGGATGAGAGAGTCCACGAAACAGGACTAGCTCGTAGGAGTGTGGGGGTCAAGAATTGGATTCGCGTCGAGCGGAATGTTTCTTTATCTCCATCTATCTAGGTTGGTGCTGCCGCGCTATGCAAGAGACAAGGAGGACGCCGGAAGGAAGCTAGGGAGTGGAACGGTGGCAAGGTGGGGGTGCCCCGGGCCAGGTCTGAAACGGATGCGACGGTGGTGCGGTGCCCCGTGACTTCCACGGGGGCGGAGGCTGGCTGACTCGTTTGGCTGACAAGGTTCAAAATGTTATTGGcttatttattataaaaaaatatagttCGTTTATTGAAATAGTGCGGCTCAACTCCTTGACACGCCACGCCACGTCACGGGGCCAGGCGCACATGGAATCTGACTGACCCACTCGTGCTTCCGCGCACAGGCAGGTGCATCTCTACTGTCTTGTCCACGCTCTTTCCTTCTGTTCATACGGGAGAGTGTATATACTGCCAAGACCAAAAGAGAATTGTGAATCTCGTGCACCTGTAGTGTGAATGGAGCTTACTGTAAGGCGTCTTCATACTGCAAATTGCCCTTTGATTCGAGCTTCAGTCGTGTGTCGTCTAGGTAGTAGTACAATCTGGCACGGAATTACATGCGCTAATACAGAGAGCCGCATCTGCCCGAGAATAATCAAAGTCGACTGCAGAAACGATACACAGTTTAATTCCACATTCAGAGAGCCGCATCTGCCCGAGAATAATCAAAGTCGACTGCAGAAACGATACACAGTTTAATTCCACATTCACAATGCATCTCATCATCAGCTGGCCATGGTTATTATTGATCATTCCATGGCCTCTTTTACCCGTCTTTTAGCGAGAGCACTTCCCTACCCCTCTGAGCTCCTTTGCAATATGTACTGGAGTAATAGCAAGAAAGAACAAGAGGGGGCCTTGTATTTAACTAGCTTGAGCTGTGCCGCGTGCTGCCTTCTGTCTCGTCGAAgcagtgatggcggcacggcagagatAATGCAACATGTCAGTGTTTAGTTTCTTTCATGATAATGCAACAACCATGCCATAATCGACCAGCTAACTCCGTATAGTTGGAGGACCTATAACACCAGATGCAGGAGTAAGCTAGTGTACTAGTAGTAGTTATTAGACCACTCGTATCGTATTATCCCTCCCATGTCAATCCACTTGCAGGATTCTGTCGCGTAGAGAGCACTAAGCCATGGCTGAAATACTGTAGGTTGATTTattgagagagaaaaatactatttgttgactgaaaaagtacggcttataaaccaagCGAACATGACGTAAAATGCGAATCATTAGGCTTCTAATATGATACTCAATTGCATAGAGAGTACTAGGAATATTACGGTGGATTATGCCGGGATGTGCGTGCTaggtaaggatggcaacgggatgtatccgtcgggtatcgtcggaacgttctctttcccgctacggagaattcatcccgtccccatcTCCGTTAActatctcgggtatagattcttgcccatccccgtacccgtcgggcattag contains these protein-coding regions:
- the LOC136534776 gene encoding protein IMPAIRED IN BABA-INDUCED STERILITY 1-like, with product MGCVASKNAVSVTPAADSSGGLRDRSQPRAQESAPPVPLPVPVSSLRSSSSAARRSEKVKDEAEEPGKAVVAVPAASRNFRLRSLRKSLEGEQVAAGWPPWLSAVAGEAIQGWIPLKADSFEKLEKVGQGTYSSVFRARDLETGKIVALKKVRFDNFEPESVRFMAREIQILRRLDHPNVMKLEGLITSRLSCSLYLVFEYMEHDLAGLCSSPDIKFTEAQLKCYMNQLLSGLEHCHSRRVVHRDIKGANLLVNNEGVLKIADFGLANFFDPSKNHPLTSRVVTLWYRPPELLLGSTHYDAAVDLWSVGCVFAEMYRGKPILQGRTEVEQLHKIFKLCGSPADDYWKKSKLPHATIFKPHHPYPSTLRDVFKGLPENALSLLETLLSVEPYKRGTASGALSSEFFRTKPYACEPSSLPKHAPNKEMDAKLREDALRRKASSRGHGTEASKKSSRLSRAAREPIAVPKQIISSTEESKTNVNANKDGTVQDRTKLNGDARLFADIQPVSAAQVKESARHVKNESREEIPFSGPLSVSSSSGFAWAKRPQEDRSFDRSRTRSSSRSQFPALADQDCKTQAKENVGLRELPSRDIHVSISRVNSKVRDREPHDAAKRAVLKKWSQLERPDSFDSCDTYHSQNFSNAMFLGGTLSSKNSFKGDHGQEEKVEYSGPLLSQSHKVDELLQKNERHIRQVVRTSWFRKGRKVDK